A genome region from Dolichospermum compactum NIES-806 includes the following:
- a CDS encoding type II toxin-antitoxin system HicB family antitoxin, which produces MTKIFTAYIEYDADTKLYVGIIPAIRGVHTQGATLDELQQNLKEVLELCLEESQEDLSQLPQFIGIQQIEVAS; this is translated from the coding sequence ATGACTAAAATTTTCACCGCTTATATTGAATATGATGCCGATACCAAATTATATGTAGGAATTATTCCCGCTATTCGAGGAGTTCATACTCAAGGAGCGACTTTAGACGAATTACAACAGAATTTAAAAGAAGTCTTAGAATTATGTTTGGAAGAATCTCAAGAAGATTTAAGTCAATTACCTCAATTTATCGGTATTCAACAAATTGAGGTGGCTTCATGA
- a CDS encoding AAA-like domain-containing protein, with translation MKRILILTANPTNTKPLRVSEEVREIKSAWERSLNREQFTIIVEEAVRPQELRRTLLGHKPDIVHFSGHGGGEQGLALMTDNGEAFLVKVAPLAKLFKALQEIFFIDCVFLNACYSDVQAEGIYPYVNYVVGMNQKIGDQAAKQFAIGFYDTLFAGQSIKSAFYLGCNAIEMEHIPEHLTPILRTKDATTKKAIIQGVPESKSKPIQPRDINIPFENLDGQVPLNSPFYVERPPIEATCYTAIVKPGALIRIKAPRQMGKTSLMSRILDQGEKQGYQTGFINLWSRELFKNLDSFLESFCANVSLELGIEEKIDQYWKPQRYSSQTNCTNYFQSYLLKELKQPVILGLDEVDRIFQYSEIADEFFTMLRSWHEKGKNNETWQKLRLVLSHSQEVYISLDVNKSPFNVGLPIDLNKFSSAQVQDLVKRHGLQWSNTEINQLMGMIDGHPYLVRTALYHIANNDLTLKQFLEIAPTEEGLYEDHLYRHLLILEENQELKSAMLKLVNSDDAVTLEPIYAFKLKSMGLAESKGNKVIPLCNLYRLYFGDRLQD, from the coding sequence ATGAAAAGAATTCTTATTTTAACCGCTAACCCTACTAACACAAAACCGTTGCGTGTAAGTGAGGAAGTGAGGGAAATCAAAAGTGCTTGGGAGCGATCGCTCAACCGTGAACAATTTACAATTATTGTAGAAGAGGCAGTCCGTCCTCAAGAACTTCGTCGTACCCTATTAGGTCATAAGCCAGATATTGTGCATTTCTCAGGACATGGTGGAGGAGAACAGGGTTTAGCTTTAATGACAGATAATGGAGAAGCCTTTTTAGTCAAAGTTGCTCCTTTAGCCAAATTGTTTAAAGCATTACAAGAAATCTTTTTTATTGATTGTGTTTTTCTCAATGCTTGTTATTCAGATGTACAAGCAGAAGGTATTTATCCTTATGTTAATTATGTCGTCGGAATGAATCAAAAAATTGGTGATCAAGCCGCTAAACAATTTGCTATTGGTTTCTACGATACTTTATTTGCAGGACAATCAATTAAAAGTGCTTTTTATTTAGGATGTAATGCGATTGAAATGGAACATATTCCAGAGCATTTAACTCCGATTTTGAGGACAAAAGATGCAACGACTAAAAAAGCTATTATTCAGGGTGTACCTGAGTCGAAATCTAAACCTATTCAACCAAGAGATATTAATATTCCTTTTGAAAATTTAGATGGCCAAGTCCCCCTAAATTCTCCTTTCTATGTTGAACGTCCTCCCATTGAAGCTACCTGTTACACTGCTATTGTAAAACCTGGGGCATTAATTAGGATTAAAGCACCTCGACAAATGGGGAAAACTTCATTAATGAGTAGGATTTTAGATCAAGGAGAAAAGCAAGGTTATCAAACAGGATTTATTAATTTATGGAGTCGAGAATTATTTAAAAATCTCGATAGTTTTTTAGAGTCTTTTTGTGCAAATGTCAGTTTAGAATTAGGGATTGAAGAAAAGATAGATCAATATTGGAAACCTCAACGTTATAGCAGTCAAACTAATTGTACAAATTATTTCCAATCCTATCTTTTAAAAGAATTGAAACAGCCTGTGATTCTAGGATTAGATGAGGTAGATAGAATCTTTCAATATAGTGAAATTGCTGATGAATTTTTCACTATGTTACGTTCATGGCATGAAAAAGGCAAAAATAATGAAACTTGGCAAAAACTGAGATTAGTTCTTTCCCATTCTCAAGAAGTTTATATTTCTTTGGATGTGAATAAATCTCCTTTTAATGTGGGTTTACCAATTGATTTAAATAAGTTTAGTTCAGCACAGGTTCAGGATTTAGTTAAACGACATGGATTGCAATGGTCAAATACAGAAATTAATCAATTAATGGGGATGATTGACGGTCATCCTTATTTGGTGAGAACAGCATTATATCATATTGCTAATAACGACTTAACTTTAAAGCAATTTTTAGAAATTGCCCCCACTGAAGAAGGATTATATGAAGATCATTTGTATCGTCATCTTTTGATTTTGGAAGAAAATCAAGAACTAAAATCAGCTATGTTAAAATTGGTTAATAGTGATGATGCCGTTACCTTAGAACCGATTTATGCTTTTAAATTAAAAAGCATGGGATTGGCAGAATCAAAAGGTAATAAGGTAATTCCACTATGTAATTTATATCGGCTTTATTTTGGCGATCGCTTGCAAGATTAA
- a CDS encoding type II toxin-antitoxin system HicA family toxin: MSRLPIVNYKTLNQLLIKLGFSVVRQKGSHVFYRHSDGRTTTVPNHQGRDLARPLLREILKEIELTVDNFNEHLQNL, translated from the coding sequence ATGAGTCGCTTACCTATTGTTAACTATAAAACGCTGAATCAACTTTTAATAAAGTTGGGTTTTTCCGTAGTTAGACAAAAAGGAAGTCATGTCTTTTATCGTCATTCTGATGGAAGAACAACAACTGTACCTAATCATCAAGGGAGAGATTTAGCAAGACCACTGTTAAGAGAAATTTTAAAAGAAATTGAATTAACTGTTGATAATTTTAATGAACACTTACAAAATCTTTAA
- the metK gene encoding methionine adenosyltransferase, with protein MSRRYLFTSESVTEGHPDKICDQISDTIIDALLAEDPNSRVAAEVVVNTGLVLITGEITTKAHVNYVNLARKKIAEIGYTDADNGFSADSASVLIALDEQSADIAQGVNIAKEARTEDSEELFDKIGAGDQGIMFGFACNETPELMPLPISLAHRIARRLAGVRKAGILPYLRPDGKTQVTVVYEDGKPVGIDTILISTQHTATIGDISDDAGVQAKIKADLWAEVVEPIFGDITVKPSEATKFLVNPTGKFVIGGPQGDSGLTGRKIIVDTYGGYSRHGGGAFSGKDPTKVDRSAAYAARYAAKNIVAAGLAEKCEVQLSYAIGVARPVSIFVDTFGTGKVDDEILLNLVKDNFELRPAGIIHVFNLRNLPSERGGRFYQDVAAYGHLGRTDLDLPWEHTDKVDVLKKAAFA; from the coding sequence TTGTCTCGACGCTATTTATTTACTTCCGAGTCAGTTACAGAAGGTCATCCCGATAAAATTTGTGATCAAATTTCGGATACCATTATTGACGCGCTATTAGCAGAAGACCCTAATAGCCGTGTGGCAGCAGAAGTTGTAGTTAATACTGGTTTGGTGCTAATTACTGGAGAAATTACCACTAAAGCTCATGTTAATTACGTCAATCTTGCCCGTAAAAAAATTGCGGAAATCGGCTATACTGACGCTGATAATGGCTTTTCTGCGGATAGTGCCAGTGTTCTAATTGCCTTGGATGAACAATCAGCGGATATTGCTCAAGGTGTGAATATTGCTAAAGAAGCCAGAACTGAGGATAGTGAAGAGCTATTCGATAAAATTGGTGCTGGTGATCAAGGTATCATGTTTGGTTTCGCTTGTAACGAAACACCGGAACTTATGCCCTTACCTATCAGTTTAGCGCACCGCATTGCGCGAAGATTGGCAGGAGTTCGTAAGGCTGGTATTCTTCCTTATTTGCGTCCTGACGGTAAAACCCAAGTTACTGTGGTTTATGAAGATGGCAAACCTGTGGGTATTGACACCATCTTAATTTCCACCCAACATACAGCTACCATTGGGGATATTAGCGATGATGCTGGGGTACAGGCTAAGATTAAGGCTGACCTGTGGGCAGAAGTAGTAGAACCTATATTTGGTGATATTACTGTTAAACCAAGTGAGGCAACAAAGTTTTTGGTTAACCCCACTGGTAAGTTTGTGATTGGTGGACCACAAGGAGATTCCGGTTTAACGGGACGGAAAATTATTGTTGATACCTACGGTGGTTATTCTCGACATGGTGGCGGTGCTTTTTCTGGCAAAGACCCCACAAAAGTAGACCGTTCCGCAGCTTATGCGGCTCGTTATGCAGCAAAAAATATTGTTGCGGCTGGTTTAGCAGAAAAATGTGAAGTGCAGCTAAGTTACGCCATTGGTGTGGCGCGTCCTGTGAGTATCTTTGTTGATACTTTTGGTACAGGTAAGGTTGATGATGAAATTCTGTTGAATTTGGTCAAGGATAACTTTGAACTCCGGCCAGCGGGAATTATCCATGTGTTCAATTTACGTAACTTACCAAGTGAAAGAGGCGGACGTTTTTATCAGGACGTTGCGGCTTATGGTCATTTGGGAAGAACGGATTTGGATTTACCTTGGGAACACACTGATAAGGTGGATGTTTTAAAGAAAGCGGCCTTTGCTTAA